CGAGCACTGCTTTCGACTTGTGACTGACATGGGCAAACTGTAGGTTCGTTCGAATTTGGCGGAAGGATTCGGCGCGAGGGCTTTGTGGCGGCGCTTGGGTGAGAAGTGGTTTTTTCTGCGCGTCAGTGTCGAATGAGATTCCACCGAGCAGCGGTGCATCGCTAATCCGACGGATGTCGGATTCTCGGCGGACGCGGGTATCTAGCGTCGTCCTCAGGATCGCTGATCCGAGTCCGATCGCTAATCCAACAAGAAGACCGAGCGCGAGGTTAAGCCGGGTATTTGGGGCCGACGGATGCGAAGGAGCCGTCGCAGGCGTGATTACGGTCAAGTTAACCGGCGATGGCCCGCCCTCAGTAGGACTTTCAAGACTCCCGACCGATTGGACAAGGCTGTCGGCCGTCGCCTGAGCGATGGCAGCGGCTTGAACCGGGGATGTGTCCTCCACCGCGATAGTGATGATGACCGTGTTCAGATCAGCAGTGGCCGTGACTTTGCCTGCAAGTTCCGCGGCAGTCACATCGAGGCCGAGTGACTCGACGACGGGCTGCAGTACCAAGGGCTCGGCGACTGTCTCGACATACGACTGAACCCGCGCCTGAGTAAAAGTATTGCCTTGCTGCAGTTCCTGCACGCTGCCCGAGCTTTGAATCGCCACAAAAAGTTTAGTTTCGGCCGTATAGGTGGGACGAACAGCGAATGAGGCAAGGGCTCCGACGAGTATGCCGACGATGGAACAGACCGTGATCAGCAGCCAATTACGCCGCAAGATCCGAAGATAATCATTCAGCTCCAAAGGAGACCTCTCTAGATGCATATTGTGCTGCGGGCAGTAACGAGCCCACGCAGCCGAAGTGCCGATAGGGCGCGCTGTTGCCGGTTCAGTTGCGCAAGCCGGACTGGTTGGCGCGATACCAATTGACGGTATCCATGACGCCGTCCTGAAGGTTCATCTTCGCCGTCCATCCCGCGTTGGCTAATTTTGATACATCGAGCAACTTTTGAGGCGTCCCGTCGGGTTTACTCGTGTCCCACTCGATGCTGCCCTCGAATCCCACAGCGGAAGCCACGGTCTCCGCAAGCTCTTTGATAGTGACATCTGACCCGGTGCCAACATTCACTTGCTCGGGCCCGTCATAGTGCTCGAGCAGGTGCAGGCAAGCCTCGGCCATATCGTCAACGTGAAGAAATTCGCGTCGCGGCGAGCCG
This genomic interval from Arthrobacter agilis contains the following:
- a CDS encoding polysaccharide biosynthesis tyrosine autokinase: MELNDYLRILRRNWLLITVCSIVGILVGALASFAVRPTYTAETKLFVAIQSSGSVQELQQGNTFTQARVQSYVETVAEPLVLQPVVESLGLDVTAAELAGKVTATADLNTVIITIAVEDTSPVQAAAIAQATADSLVQSVGSLESPTEGGPSPVNLTVITPATAPSHPSAPNTRLNLALGLLVGLAIGLGSAILRTTLDTRVRRESDIRRISDAPLLGGISFDTDAQKKPLLTQAPPQSPRAESFRQIRTNLQFAHVSHKSKAVLVTSSLPGEGKSTTATNLAIAIAQGGQSVVLVDADLRRPRVDEYLGLERNAGLTTALIGRADVEDLLQPWGSDELYILTAGQVPPNPSELLGSDAMKQLITRLEQKFDAVIIDAPPLLPVTDAAVLAQQVGGVVLVVGSSKVRLPDLQKSLSNLEMVDADLLGIVINLLPSKGPDAYAYSYYSYDSVTTPAMEEAQPVTRRPNNDNPSDFDERIFGVSSQNK